DNA from Pseudomonadota bacterium:
GGACCGCCGACGGCGCGACGTAGTCGTCCGGCCCGTGCGCCAGGTCGTCGAAGCGGGTTAGGCTGGTGCGGAAGGCCAGCACGACCCTGCCGGTGGGGCCGTTTCTCTGCTTGCCGATGAGTATCTCGGCCTTGCCCTTGTCGGGGCTCTCGCGGTTGTACATCTCGTCGCGGTAGATGAACGCTATCACGTCCGCGTCCTGCTCGATGGCGCCCGATTCGCGCAGGTCGGCCAGCTGCGGCCGCTTGTCCTGGCGCGCCTCCACGCCGCGGTTGAGCTGCGAAAGCGCGACCACCGGCACGCCGATCTCCTTGGCCAGGGCCTTGAGCGCCCTGGATATCTCCGATATCTCGCGCTCGCGGCTCTCGACGCGGCCGATGCCCCGCATCAGCTGAAGGTAGTCCACGACCACGAGCCCCAGCCCGCGCTCCCTCTGGAGCCTGCGCGCCTTGGCCCTGATCTCCAGCGCGTTCAGCGCCGGGCTGTCGTCGATGAATATCGGCGCCTCGGAGAGGAGGCCGGCCGCCCGAGTCAGCCTCGGCCAGTCGCTCTCCGCGAGGAAGCCGCCCCTGAGCTTTGAGGCGTCGACCTCCGCGCGCGAGCAGAGCATGCGCTGCACCAGCTGCTCCTTGGACATCTCGAGCGAGAAGACGGCGCAGGTGACGCCGTTCTCTATGGCCGCGTGCTCCACGATGTTGAGCGCGAAGGCGGTCTTGCCCATGCTGGGGCGGCCCGCTATGACTATGAGATCCGATTTTTGAAGCCCGCAGGTGAGCCTGTCGAACTCGCGGTATCCGGTGCCCACGCCGGTGATCAGCTCCTTGCGCTCGTAGAGCTGTTCGATCGCCTTGAAGCTCGCCTTGACGATGTCCTTGACGCTGGTGAACCCCTGGCGGATGCGCTTCTGCGCGACGTCGAAGATGATCTTCTCGGCCGAGTCGACGAACTCGTCGACCTCGCCCTTCTCCTGGTAGCCGAGCTCGCAGATGCGCGTCGCGCCCTCGATGAGCTGGCGCAGTATCGCCTTGTCGCGGACTATCCTGGCGTATGAGGCGGCGTTGGCCGCGGTGGGGACCCGATCGACGAGGGACGAGAGGTAGGAGGCCCCCCCCACCTGATCGAGCGCGCCGGCCGATTTCAGCTCCGCGGTGATCGTTACGAGGTCGGCGGGCTCGTTTCGCTGATACAGGGATATGACGGCGGAGTATATCCTGCGGTGCGCCTCCCGATAGAAATCGTCGGCCGAGAGTATCTCAACGACCCTGTTGATCGACTCGTTGTCGATGAGCATCCCGCCCAGGACGGAGATCTCCGCCTCGTGGTTCTGCGGCGGCAGCTTCATCCCCTGGGTTTCCTGAAGCGATGACATGGTTTCTCCCGACGCCATGCGCCTTTGGCCCTTCGCCTATTTTTTGACCACCCAGACCTTGACCGTGCCCGTGACCTCGGGATGCAGCCTGACAGGCACCTCGAATATCCCCAGCGCCTTGATCGGCTCGTCGAGCCTGATATCGTGGCGGTCGATGGTGAACCCCTCGCCCCTGAGCGCATCGGCCAGGTCTTTGCCGGTGACGGAGCCGAAGATCTTGTCCTCCTCGCCCGACTCGCGGGCGATGGTGATGGAGACCTGAGAGAGCCTCGTGGAGAGGTCCAGAGCAGATTTCTTCATCTTGGAGAGCTTCGCCGCCACCACGCGCTTGTGGTGCTCGAGCTGCTTGATATTGCCCGTATCGGCGACCACCGCGAGCTTTTTCGGCAGGAGGTAGTTGCGGCCGTAACCCTCCCGCACGATCACCACGTCGCCCGCCCTTCCGAGGCTCGGGACATCCTGCTGCAATATTACCTGCATCTTGTCCTCCTTGATTGCCGTCGTTCTCATGAATGATGGTGTATCGCGCGCCATCGCCTGAGCCTGAAGTTCGCCCAGACGTCGGCGATCCCTACCGCCAGAAGCCCGAGGCTCACGGTCTGCAGAAAAAGCACCATGGCCACGTAGGCCAGCCCCCTCAACAGAGGGGCTTTTATCCCCTGCACGAAGTAGATGATAACAGCCATGCCCTGCAGGAAATAGATCGCGCCCAGCGCGATGAGGACATTGAGCGCCACGTCCCTCGCGACGCCGCTGTGGAGCGCGTACGAATCCAGGAAAAATGCGGCCCCCGAGACGATGACCCCCCAGATCAGCAGGTCCGGGACCCTGAACCTCGCGACGTTGTGCACGTGGGAAAACGCGTGCGAGCCCTTGATCACCCTTCGGCAGACGATGATGTTGATCGCCACCGTGAGGGATGTGAACAGGACCGCTATGCCGGGCATCATGCGCACGAAGAAGGCGGCCGCGTCCGGGGCCCTGTCGGCCAGAAACGCCATCTGCGCCCCCGCCTCGCCCCCCTGCTCTCTCATCCGGGCCACCCCGCCGACGACCGCGGCCAGATACGAGCGCAGCCCTTCGATCACGCCGGCCGCGCCGAGATGAATCGACGCCGCGGCCACGATCGCGATCACGGCGATTCCGGCGACAAAGGCCGCGCCGCCCCACTTGAGCAGCTCCCACCTGCGGAGGGAGCCCTCGCCGAGGGCAATCGCTATCGCCAGGTAGAACGCGAAGTAGCCGATGCCGCCGACGGCGATCACATCCGAGGGCAGATAGACGTCGAGGCCCTGACCGGGCATGAGCACATACGCGAGCAGCCCGTCTCCCGACGCGGCGGCCGGCATGAGGAAGATGTAAGAAAGGACCACGATGAGCCCCGACGCCAGCGCGGAGGTCAGCCCTGCAGCCCTGCCCCTGGTCACATAGACGTACAGCACCGGGATCGGGGCGAGCAGCGTAAACAGGCCGCTGAAGTACAGGGCGATCGCGATCGCTGCGCCCGCCGCCGCGGCCTTGCTCTGGCTCAATAGAGTGCGCATCATATCCTCAGGACATCGACACCTGCGTGGCGGTGAACGGTATGAATGCCAGTATGCGGCCCCGCTTTATCGCCAACGTCAGCTCGCGCTGGTGCCTCGCGCAGCAGCCGGATATCCTGCGCGGTATTATCTTGCCGCGCTCGGTCGTGTACCCGGTGAGGAGCCTCGCGTCCTTGTAGTCTATGGTGAGCTTCTTGTCGGCGCAGAAGCGGCACACCCTCGGCCTGTTCATCAGGCGGCCCTTCTTCTTGAACCCCTTCTTCTTGCCGAACGCCTTTTTCTTCCTGTCTCCGTACATGGTTTATTCCTCCTCCCTGGATCGACCGCTCGAAGAGTAGCCGTTCTCGTCGTCGAAGGCCGGCCGCGCCCTGGGCGCAGCCTCCTCGACAGGGGCCGCGACGTCCTCTCCCCTGGCGACGATCTCCGCGGCGCGGGCCTCTACGTCCACATCCTCTTTCCTGACGACCGTCAGGAAGCGCAGGACGTTGTCGTCGAGGCGCAGGCTGCGCTCGATCTCGCTGACCGTGCTCCCGCCGGCGGCGTAGTCGTAGCAGGTGTAGAGGCCCTTCTGCTGCTTCTTGATCGGGTAGGCGAGGTTTCGCTTCCCCATGTTGCGGGCGTAGAACAGACGCCCTTCCCGCTTCTCCACGAAGGTCTTGCACCTGTCGTGGATCTGCTTCTGGTCCGACTCCGGAAGGTCGGCGCGGGTGATTACTACTGTCTCGTACTCCCTCATGGATCCTCCTCTCGGTTCATTATCAATGAAGCCCCGGGCCAATCCCGGGACTAAGGAGTAAATTCGGTGATCGGTCATCGGCGATCGGTGACCAGCGATCGGTAGAATATTCAGTTGTCATCAATGATACTTCTGCTGGGCGGCGGCCAGCCCCTTCTCCACGAGGAGAGCGACCGCATCCGCAGCCATGGCGACCGTCTCCGCCACGGCCTCCTTCTCCGATTTGTCAAACGGCGAGAGCACGTAGTCGGCCCCGTCCACATCCTCGGGAGGCCTTCCGACACCGACCCTCACCCTCAGGAAATCGCAGGTGTCCAGCTCGTCTATTATAGAGCGGACCCCGTTGTGTCCCGCGTGCCCTGAGCCCCTCCCCAGCTTTATTCGGCCCGGCTCTATGTCCAGGTCGTCGTGCACGACGATCAGCGAATCGGGGCCCAGCCTGTAGTACCCGAGCAGCGACCTGACCGGCCCCCCCGAGAGGTTCATGTACTGCATCGGCTTCACGAGGAGGACCGATTCCCCAGCCAGGACCCCGCTGCCTGTCAAGGCCCCGAATGAGCGCTTCGCGAGCCTTATGCCGTGTCTCTTCGCCAGCTCGTCCACGACGAGGAATCCTGCGTTGTGGCGTTGCCGCGCGTACGAGCGGCCCGGGTTTCCCAGTCCGGCGATTAGCTTCACGGCGACTATGCCTTCTCTTCCTTGCCCGCCTTCTCCTTGCCGGCA
Protein-coding regions in this window:
- a CDS encoding DUF2232 domain-containing protein, yielding MRTLLSQSKAAAAGAAIAIALYFSGLFTLLAPIPVLYVYVTRGRAAGLTSALASGLIVVLSYIFLMPAAASGDGLLAYVLMPGQGLDVYLPSDVIAVGGIGYFAFYLAIAIALGEGSLRRWELLKWGGAAFVAGIAVIAIVAAASIHLGAAGVIEGLRSYLAAVVGGVARMREQGGEAGAQMAFLADRAPDAAAFFVRMMPGIAVLFTSLTVAINIIVCRRVIKGSHAFSHVHNVARFRVPDLLIWGVIVSGAAFFLDSYALHSGVARDVALNVLIALGAIYFLQGMAVIIYFVQGIKAPLLRGLAYVAMVLFLQTVSLGLLAVGIADVWANFRLRRWRAIHHHS
- a CDS encoding 30S ribosomal protein S18; this translates as MYGDRKKKAFGKKKGFKKKGRLMNRPRVCRFCADKKLTIDYKDARLLTGYTTERGKIIPRRISGCCARHQRELTLAIKRGRILAFIPFTATQVSMS
- the dnaB gene encoding replicative DNA helicase: MKLPPQNHEAEISVLGGMLIDNESINRVVEILSADDFYREAHRRIYSAVISLYQRNEPADLVTITAELKSAGALDQVGGASYLSSLVDRVPTAANAASYARIVRDKAILRQLIEGATRICELGYQEKGEVDEFVDSAEKIIFDVAQKRIRQGFTSVKDIVKASFKAIEQLYERKELITGVGTGYREFDRLTCGLQKSDLIVIAGRPSMGKTAFALNIVEHAAIENGVTCAVFSLEMSKEQLVQRMLCSRAEVDASKLRGGFLAESDWPRLTRAAGLLSEAPIFIDDSPALNALEIRAKARRLQRERGLGLVVVDYLQLMRGIGRVESREREISEISRALKALAKEIGVPVVALSQLNRGVEARQDKRPQLADLRESGAIEQDADVIAFIYRDEMYNRESPDKGKAEILIGKQRNGPTGRVVLAFRTSLTRFDDLAHGPDDYVAPSAVPAEEDAAQF
- a CDS encoding 50S ribosomal protein L9; the encoded protein is MQVILQQDVPSLGRAGDVVIVREGYGRNYLLPKKLAVVADTGNIKQLEHHKRVVAAKLSKMKKSALDLSTRLSQVSITIARESGEEDKIFGSVTGKDLADALRGEGFTIDRHDIRLDEPIKALGIFEVPVRLHPEVTGTVKVWVVKK
- the rpsF gene encoding 30S ribosomal protein S6, with product MREYETVVITRADLPESDQKQIHDRCKTFVEKREGRLFYARNMGKRNLAYPIKKQQKGLYTCYDYAAGGSTVSEIERSLRLDDNVLRFLTVVRKEDVDVEARAAEIVARGEDVAAPVEEAAPRARPAFDDENGYSSSGRSREEE
- a CDS encoding aminoacyl-tRNA hydrolase; the protein is MKLIAGLGNPGRSYARQRHNAGFLVVDELAKRHGIRLAKRSFGALTGSGVLAGESVLLVKPMQYMNLSGGPVRSLLGYYRLGPDSLIVVHDDLDIEPGRIKLGRGSGHAGHNGVRSIIDELDTCDFLRVRVGVGRPPEDVDGADYVLSPFDKSEKEAVAETVAMAADAVALLVEKGLAAAQQKYH